In Vibrio stylophorae, the genomic stretch GCCCTGTCGGTGAAGTGTTACCAGTATCGTTTAGATAGAAGATTTGACCAAAGGACAGGTTAAATCGCTCGATGTAATCACTATCAAAATAACGGGTGGTGGCACCCACGCTGACTTGATTGGCTTCGGCGATATAGTCAATGCCACTATATTTGCGATCGCGGAACAGACCATAGTAATCAGTTTGTAGTAAGGTGGTGTCATAACCACCGCCAGCATAGTTAAATGGCTGATAAATCGCGCTTTGATCTTCTTTTGGAATATACAGATATTGAATTCGAGGCTCTAAGCTTTGGGTATAAGCATGGCCTGAGATCTCGGTGTCACGCTCAAGATAAACCCCACCATCCCAACGAAAGCTCGGTAGAGTGCGCGTCACAGAGGATTCAAGTCGGTTGGTTTCGCCTGCATCGAGCGTAAGGTTGTCGATATTTTTTTGGTTGTAGTAGGTGTACATCAACTTGGCTTCGGTATTCATATACCACCAAGTGTCGCTGAGCGGCAGTGAGATACTGGGCTCAAGATGAACGCGATCCGCAGAAGGCTTATTCGGGTCATCAGTTTCAAAGCGGCTGACACTGCTGTTCATATTCCAATCCAAACCCAGTAATGAGTTGGGATAATAGAAGTTGAAATCGAGCTGTGGCACTAAACGATAGGGCAGGCTATCGCCAGTCAGCTGCTGAAAATCACGCACCATGATACGACTGTTCCAATGCTGGTCGCGATAACTCACCGCGCCAGTTTGCATCAACTGGTTGTCTTCGCGTTGACCAATATCAGAATCAAGATCGACAAAATAATTGGTATCACTGACGCGGCTGTAATCAGCCTCAATCAGCCAGTGCTGTTTATAGGTGCCGTAATGCTGCCAGTTAAAAGCCCAGCGTTTGCCAAGACTCGGATTTTTTTTATCTGAATCGAGAATTTCACCGCTGAGCGAACCTTCGCCAATATCCCAGAGGTAGCGAAATTCGGCGCCCATTTGCAGGCCGCGTTTTTCCATATATTTGGGGGTCAAGGTGAGATCGTAATTGGGCGCGATATTCCAATAAAATGGCAGTTCAAACTCTAAGCCGTCACGAGAGCCGATACCAATGGTTGGAAATAGAAAACCTGTGAGGCGCTGTTCGCCTACAGGAACACGCAGCCATGGCGCATAGAGAATGGGCACATCGAGCACTTCAAAGCGCGCGTTATAAAAATCGGCGTAGGGACTGTCGTCGTCTCGCTCAATATGGCTGGCAGAGAAATTCCAGCTTTTATCGCCTTCTGGACAAGTGGTAAAGGAGCCATCTTGCAGGCGAAAAATTTTCTGACCGTCTTTGTATACGCGATAAGCTTCACCGCGACCTTGTTGGCATAGCAGGCGATATTTCGCGTTATGCATCTCAGAGTCTTCGGTGGTGAGATTGGTCACCAACTTGTCACTTTTGACTTCAACTTGGCCATCACTAAAGATCACATCACCTTCGGCCGTCACAATATTTTCAGGTTGGCGTAGGGTCGCACTATCCGCTTGCATATAGCGCGCGCCTTGTCTTACGGTGACATCGCCTTCATATTGTGCATAACTTTCACTAATCGCCTTGGCGGTATTGGCCTTGATGGTGATTGGCTGATCGTTAACCGTTTCGCTATCTTGCGTTGCAGGTGCGCATTGCTCATGGGGCAGTGCGCTGGTGTCCTCGGCAAGGCTTGGGCTCGAGAGTAATAGTCCAATCAGTGGGGTAAGGGCACGACGAGCATGAGGTAGCATTTGACAGGGTAATCCTTTTTCTTCGCGGCAAAAAAGTCTATTGTGGACAACCAAAAGATAGAATCAGTTCGATCGCCAGCGTGCTGGCTATCATAATGCAATTTTATCAGTAACCACAGCACCTTGACGATGAAGTGTGCGATTAATTTGCAAACACATAGATAAAATGAGGATTGAGCACGTGTGGGGTAGAATTCTCGGCACTCTATTTGGATTTATTTTAGGACGCTGGATTGGCGCCATTTTGGGCTTTATGGTGGGATCCTATTTCGATCACGCCAACGCAAAACTTTATCGATTTAATAGCCCTTTTTCAGGCCAGCCTTTTGGCAATAATCAGCAGCAAAGCAACGATTTCTTTTATGCTGCTTTTGCTGTGATGGGTCATATCGCTAAAGCCAAAGGGCGGGTGAGCCAAAAGGAGATTGCCGTTGCAACGGCATTGATGGATCGCATGGGGCTCGATGCTGAGCGCCGCGCCAAAGCGCAGCAAGCATTTCGCGAAGGTAAAGATCCGCATTTTGCACTGAATCAAGTGTTGCAAGACCTGAGACAAGTGTGTGTCGGCCGTCATGATTTGATTCAGTTCTTTCTAGAGCTACAAATCTCTTTGGCCTTTGCTGATGGCGAAATTCATCCCAATGAGCGCGCAGCCCTGTATCAAATTGCGACCCAGCTTGGTTTTTCTGAACGACAAATGGCGCAGCATTTGCGCATGCGTGAAGCAGCGATGCGTTTTCAGCAAAACAATTTCCGCTCCTACTATTCACAGCAACAATCACAGCAGCAATATCAGCAAGCGGATCCACGAACCGCTCGCGATCAAATTGCCGATGCTTGTACTGTTTTAGGCGTGGCTGCAGATGCGGATGGTAAAACCATTAAGCGCGCTTATCGCAAGCTGATGAGCGAGCATCATCCAGACAAATTGGTGGCAAAAGGTTTACCGCCAGAGATGATGGAGATTGCTAAGGAAAAGGCGCAAGAGATTCAAGCTGCCTATGAGGTGCTGCGCAAGCACCACGGGATTAAGTAATGGCTATTATCAAATAAATAGGCCAACCTACTGATAAACAAAAAATAAAAAGCGCTCATGATGAGCGCTTTTTTGATGCCTAATTTGATATCTGGCGGTTGAAGTCAGATTAAAGAATTTGACTTAAAATCGCATCAACCTTGACTCGGCGAAGACGCTTGAGTAGACGCTTCACTGGCATTGGGTATTGTTCCAAATCCTCAACTTCAAGATAGGAGTTCAGGCGTGTGGTATGGGTCAAAATACAATCCAATTCACGCTGTTTTTGCTCGCGAAGATGCCCCTGTGGATCTTGAATCAAAATGGCATTTTCAAGATCAAGTTTCCATGCGCGAGGGTTGAGGTTACTGCCCGTGATCAACATATAACGCTGATCAATCCAGATCCCCTTAAGGTGGAAGCTGTTATCGTCATGGCGCCATAGATGCAGATTCAAACGACCATCATTGATCTCTTGCTGATGACGTTTGGCAAATTTGCGCAGATTGACCTCATAAAGATAAGGCAGCCCACCAATGGTGCGAAACGGCTCGCTGGGTGGAATGTAGAAGTCATTGGCGGTTTTATCACCGACAATAATGGTGACTTTCACACCACGTCTCATGGCGTTGCGTACTTCTTTGCTCAAACTTTTTGGCAAATTGAAGTAAGGGGTACAGATGGTGATCTCATGCTGAGCACTCGCCAAAAGTGTTTGAATTAGAAAGTTCAAACGGTTACGGCGTTTACCAAGGCCGACCACTGGGGTCAGTGAAATATGTTCATCACCAACACGTTGCGGCTCAAATTGATAGCTAGCGTGTTGCAGGCGACCACGAAGCTGACGAATCGCTGGCTTAAGTGATTTGGTGCTTGGTCGGCATGGTTGCGCTAGGCAGTTGACCGCGTCACTTTCAAGCATATTGTCGAGCACATATTGCGCCATGCTGTCAGCAAGCGATTGATTACGCAAAATATGGTAGCGGTCATAGCGGTAGCGTTCGTGCTGCGCTAAGTAAACATCGTTTAAGCTGGCGCCGCTGTAGATCACCTGATCGTCGACGATAAAGCCTTTGAGGTGCAGTACACCAAAGACTTCACGATTTTTCACTGGCACACCATAAATCTCAATGGCATGTTCATATTTTTCGGCATATTGGCGATACAGTGCCGCGTTGCCGTCAGAGGCGGCTGCGCCAATTAAACCGCGCTGCGCGCGATGCCAGTCAACAAAGACTTTAATATCGAGTGCCGGGTTCTTTTGTTTGGCTTGGTAGAGCGAATCCAAAATAGCGCGGCCAGCTTCATCGTCTTGCAAGTACAGTGCGACGATATAGATGCGATGCTGCGCTTCGCTGATCGCTTGATGAAGTCGGGCACGGAAAGATGACGCGTCAAACAGCGTTTCAAGATCGGCTGGATGATGTGCAATGCAGGGCAATTGTGCTAAGCGCTGCTGTTTCGCACTCAATACGTCCATAGGGCCTCGTCAAAATCTAAATCAAAAGAAAAACAACCGTGCATTCTACCAGAAAGCACCGAAAAAGCGCGACTTGTTGTTTTTACATCCCTTTTTGTATCGTGAAATTGCGGATTTTGTCATAAAAATCAGCTGTTTTATCACAATAAAAAAGCGTTAAAAAATAACCGAGTGTGATGGGTTTACGGGCATTATTTGTGAATAGTGCAAATATTTCGCGTAAAAAAGACCATAAAAAAAGGGCAACCCGAAGGTTACCCTAGGTCGCTCAATTTTGGCCATAGAGCGACAACGAACAACGATGCAGCCTTAAACTTTCAAAAAGGCTTTCAGTTGTTCTAGCACAGCTTCAGCTTCATCTTTGGTTGCCATTTCGACAAACAAGCGAAGCAATGGCTCTGTGCCAGAGAAGCGAGCAAGTGCCCAGCCGCCATTTTTGAAGTAGACTTTCGCGCCATCTTCATAGCTAACTTTTTCCACTTCATAATCAAAAGCTGGTAACGCTTTTTCGACATAGATTTTGTCGTAAATGCGGCCGCGCTCTTTGGCTGGGAATTTACAATCGCCTTCAGCAGTGTACATAAAGCCATATTTGCCGTAGATCTCGTCCAATAGCTCAGAGATCTTCTTGCCAGTCACACTGATCATCTCAACCAGAATGCTTGAGGCAAATACGCCATCTTTACCTTTGATGTGACCGCGAATGGTGAGGCCGCCAGAGCTTTCGCCACCAATCAATGAGTCATCGGCTTCCATTTGTGAGCTGATGTGTTTAAAGCCAACAGGCACTTCAAAGCACTTCTCACCATGGTCTGCTGCAATCGCGTCAAGTAGGTGGGTGGTTGCGATATTACGAACCACAGAGCCTTTCCAGCCCTTGTACTTGAGCATGTAGTAGTAAAGCAGCATCAGCACTTCGTTTGCAGAAACGAAGTTGCCTTTTTCATCGATGATACCCAGACGATCGGCGTCGCCATCGGTACCGATACCGATGTCATAGCCTTTTTCCGCAGTCAGGTGCTTCAAGCGGAACAGGGTTGCTGCGCTTGGGCTTGGCATACGGCCATCAAAGCCTGGGTTTTCGTTATCGTTGATTACGTCTACTTCACAGCGGGCGCTAATCAGTACGGTTTGTAGGGCGTTTTTCGCCACACCAAACATAGGATCGATCAATACTTTGAGGCTGGCATTGCGAATTGCTTCCATATCCACAAAGTCGATGATCGAATCAACAAATTCGTTCATTGGGTTGATGATAACAATGCTGCCAGCTTCGATGGCGTCATCAAACTCAATGGTTTTAATGTCTGCGGCGGTGAGTGTCGCAATGGCAGACTCAATTTTTTGCGTGATCACTTCATCGGCGTCTCGGCCGCCTTCGATAAACACCTTAATGCCGTTGTAATCGGCTGGGTTATGCGATGCTGTGATACATGCTGAATAGGCACAACCCATGTTTTTGGCTTTAAACATCACCACAGGGGTTGGGACATATTTGTTGATAAAGCTAACGGTAATGCCGTTGGCTGCCATCACTTCAGCAAACCAGCGCGATGCTTTATCAGACAGGAAGCGACGGTCAAAGCCAACAACGAAACCGCGATCTGTGACTTTTTCATTGATCATCACTTGCGCTAGGGCTTGCGCCACAAAGCAAACATTCTCGCGGGTAAATTCGTCGCCGATAATGGCACGCCAACCACCGGTTCCAAATTGGATCATGATTGAACTCCTATTTCAAAAATGGATAACCAAGGCAACATGGGGCCCGTAGGCCCCAGATTGGAATGGTGATTAGCCTAGAACAACAACGACTTCGTTGATGCTGCCTTCAGCTTGAACTGGAACCACGTTGCCTTCGATGGCGCCGCCGTTCACAGTAATTGATTTCACGCCTTTGCTGACGCCGTTTGGATTTTCAACTTTGATGTTGTAAGTCGCGCCGCGCCATTGACGAGTCACTTCAAAACCAGGCCAGTTGGTTGGGACACATGGGTCAATTTCTAGACCTGCGAAACCAGTACGAACACCGAGAATGAAGTTGGTCACTGCGTAGTATGCCCAACCAGAAGTACCGGTTAGCCATGGGTGGTTTGCACGACCGTGATCTTGGTGATCGCGACCCATGATGAACTGTACATATGAGTAAGGTTCAGCAATACGTTTTTCGATCATGTCGTTTTGGTTGTATGGGTTCAGTGCGTCGTAGAACTTCATCGCACGGTCGCCACGACCTAGTTTGGTTTCTGCAACCCAAGCCCATGGGTTTGGATGTGAGAAGATCGCACCGTTCTCTTTCACGCCTTGGTAAACGCGCGTAACGAAACCGATATCATC encodes the following:
- a CDS encoding phosphoglucomutase/phosphomannomutase family protein produces the protein MIQFGTGGWRAIIGDEFTRENVCFVAQALAQVMINEKVTDRGFVVGFDRRFLSDKASRWFAEVMAANGITVSFINKYVPTPVVMFKAKNMGCAYSACITASHNPADYNGIKVFIEGGRDADEVITQKIESAIATLTAADIKTIEFDDAIEAGSIVIINPMNEFVDSIIDFVDMEAIRNASLKVLIDPMFGVAKNALQTVLISARCEVDVINDNENPGFDGRMPSPSAATLFRLKHLTAEKGYDIGIGTDGDADRLGIIDEKGNFVSANEVLMLLYYYMLKYKGWKGSVVRNIATTHLLDAIAADHGEKCFEVPVGFKHISSQMEADDSLIGGESSGGLTIRGHIKGKDGVFASSILVEMISVTGKKISELLDEIYGKYGFMYTAEGDCKFPAKERGRIYDKIYVEKALPAFDYEVEKVSYEDGAKVYFKNGGWALARFSGTEPLLRLFVEMATKDEAEAVLEQLKAFLKV
- the lptD gene encoding LPS assembly protein LptD codes for the protein MLPHARRALTPLIGLLLSSPSLAEDTSALPHEQCAPATQDSETVNDQPITIKANTAKAISESYAQYEGDVTVRQGARYMQADSATLRQPENIVTAEGDVIFSDGQVEVKSDKLVTNLTTEDSEMHNAKYRLLCQQGRGEAYRVYKDGQKIFRLQDGSFTTCPEGDKSWNFSASHIERDDDSPYADFYNARFEVLDVPILYAPWLRVPVGEQRLTGFLFPTIGIGSRDGLEFELPFYWNIAPNYDLTLTPKYMEKRGLQMGAEFRYLWDIGEGSLSGEILDSDKKNPSLGKRWAFNWQHYGTYKQHWLIEADYSRVSDTNYFVDLDSDIGQREDNQLMQTGAVSYRDQHWNSRIMVRDFQQLTGDSLPYRLVPQLDFNFYYPNSLLGLDWNMNSSVSRFETDDPNKPSADRVHLEPSISLPLSDTWWYMNTEAKLMYTYYNQKNIDNLTLDAGETNRLESSVTRTLPSFRWDGGVYLERDTEISGHAYTQSLEPRIQYLYIPKEDQSAIYQPFNYAGGGYDTTLLQTDYYGLFRDRKYSGIDYIAEANQVSVGATTRYFDSDYIERFNLSFGQIFYLNDTGNTSPTGQDAPPTYSAWALESDFNYADWLFFHSSLQYDANINQVQLANTTMEYRQDSTFAQLSYRYITKDYISQTVNLSVPGSEQIISDEGISQLGFETGFSITNNWKFRANYYHDLNEDIMLQSYAGLTYEAACWAMGISYNEYLRDYSFDAQQADYENNISFTVSLRGLSTQNLNLDTTDGGNSLGYGRPFYLNN
- the djlA gene encoding co-chaperone DjlA; its protein translation is MRIEHVWGRILGTLFGFILGRWIGAILGFMVGSYFDHANAKLYRFNSPFSGQPFGNNQQQSNDFFYAAFAVMGHIAKAKGRVSQKEIAVATALMDRMGLDAERRAKAQQAFREGKDPHFALNQVLQDLRQVCVGRHDLIQFFLELQISLAFADGEIHPNERAALYQIATQLGFSERQMAQHLRMREAAMRFQQNNFRSYYSQQQSQQQYQQADPRTARDQIADACTVLGVAADADGKTIKRAYRKLMSEHHPDKLVAKGLPPEMMEIAKEKAQEIQAAYEVLRKHHGIK
- the pssA gene encoding CDP-diacylglycerol--serine O-phosphatidyltransferase; amino-acid sequence: MDVLSAKQQRLAQLPCIAHHPADLETLFDASSFRARLHQAISEAQHRIYIVALYLQDDEAGRAILDSLYQAKQKNPALDIKVFVDWHRAQRGLIGAAASDGNAALYRQYAEKYEHAIEIYGVPVKNREVFGVLHLKGFIVDDQVIYSGASLNDVYLAQHERYRYDRYHILRNQSLADSMAQYVLDNMLESDAVNCLAQPCRPSTKSLKPAIRQLRGRLQHASYQFEPQRVGDEHISLTPVVGLGKRRNRLNFLIQTLLASAQHEITICTPYFNLPKSLSKEVRNAMRRGVKVTIIVGDKTANDFYIPPSEPFRTIGGLPYLYEVNLRKFAKRHQQEINDGRLNLHLWRHDDNSFHLKGIWIDQRYMLITGSNLNPRAWKLDLENAILIQDPQGHLREQKQRELDCILTHTTRLNSYLEVEDLEQYPMPVKRLLKRLRRVKVDAILSQIL